In Lysobacter firmicutimachus, one genomic interval encodes:
- the metX gene encoding homoserine O-acetyltransferase MetX — MTEFIPPGTRHIDLPSPFPMKRGGALYGARIAYETWGELNAERDNAILIVTGLSPDAHAAANAANPEPGWWEAMLGPDKPIDSKHWFVICVNSLGSCKGSTGPASIEAATGAPYRLRFPELSVEDGADAAAHVVRALGIERLACVIGNSMGGMTALALLIRHPGLARAHINISGAARALPFSIAIRSLQREAIRLDPQWNQGRYDDAHYPESGMRMARKLGVITYRSALEWDGRFGRVRLDSDRAEEEPFGLEFEVESYLEGHARRFVRRFDPNCYLYLSRSMDWFDLGDYCDGAGLDNDERVRRGLAAIRVEKALAIGVHTDILFPLQQQQEIADGLRAGGADAQFLPLESPQGHDAFLVDIGRFGPAVGGFLAQLRTGVESPA, encoded by the coding sequence ATGACCGAATTCATTCCGCCCGGCACCCGCCACATCGACCTGCCCTCGCCGTTTCCGATGAAGCGCGGCGGCGCCCTGTACGGCGCCCGCATCGCCTACGAAACCTGGGGCGAGCTCAATGCCGAGCGCGACAACGCGATCCTGATCGTCACCGGCCTGTCGCCCGACGCCCATGCCGCCGCCAACGCCGCCAACCCGGAGCCGGGCTGGTGGGAGGCCATGCTCGGTCCCGACAAGCCGATCGACAGCAAACACTGGTTCGTGATCTGCGTGAATTCGCTGGGCAGTTGCAAGGGCTCGACCGGCCCGGCCTCGATCGAGGCCGCCACCGGCGCCCCCTACCGACTGCGTTTTCCCGAACTGTCGGTGGAAGACGGCGCCGACGCCGCCGCGCACGTGGTGCGCGCGCTCGGCATCGAGCGCCTGGCCTGCGTGATCGGCAATTCGATGGGCGGCATGACCGCGCTGGCGCTGCTGATCCGCCATCCCGGCCTGGCCCGCGCCCACATCAATATCTCCGGCGCCGCGCGCGCGCTGCCGTTCTCGATCGCGATCCGCTCGCTGCAGCGCGAAGCGATCCGGCTCGACCCGCAGTGGAACCAGGGGCGCTACGACGACGCCCACTATCCCGAGTCGGGCATGCGCATGGCGCGCAAGCTCGGCGTCATCACCTACCGTTCGGCGTTGGAATGGGACGGCCGCTTCGGCCGGGTGCGGCTGGATTCCGACCGCGCCGAGGAAGAGCCCTTCGGCCTGGAGTTCGAAGTGGAAAGCTACCTGGAAGGCCATGCGCGTCGATTCGTGCGTCGGTTCGACCCGAACTGCTATCTGTACCTGAGCCGCTCGATGGATTGGTTCGACCTCGGCGACTACTGCGACGGCGCGGGCCTCGACAACGATGAACGGGTGCGCCGCGGCCTGGCTGCGATCCGGGTCGAGAAGGCCCTGGCGATCGGCGTCCACACCGACATCCTGTTCCCGCTGCAGCAGCAGCAGGAAATCGCCGACGGCCTGCGCGCCGGCGGCGCCGACGCACAGTTTCTGCCGCTGGAATCGCCGCAGGGCCACGACGCCTTCCTGGTCGACATCGGCCGTTTCGGACCGGCGGTCGGCGGATTTCTCGCCCAGCTGCGGACCGGCGTAGAATCGCCGGCATGA
- a CDS encoding DUF2214 family protein, which translates to MLNDLLLAAAHHLLVFALVAMLVAESVLLRGPLDGGVLQRLAKLDAGYGGCAGLLLAIGLGRLWFGVKGPDFYLHNPWFHAKLGAFVLVGLLSILPTVRFLRWRKALGANPAFLPEAADVAKMRAIVRFELVLLGAVFVLAAAMARYGGF; encoded by the coding sequence ATGCTCAACGATCTGCTGCTCGCCGCCGCCCATCACCTGCTTGTGTTCGCCCTGGTCGCGATGCTGGTCGCCGAATCGGTGCTGCTGCGCGGCCCGCTCGACGGCGGCGTGCTGCAACGTCTGGCCAAGCTCGACGCCGGTTACGGCGGCTGCGCCGGACTGTTGCTGGCGATCGGCCTGGGGCGGCTGTGGTTCGGCGTCAAGGGCCCCGACTTCTATCTGCACAACCCCTGGTTCCACGCCAAGCTCGGCGCGTTCGTCCTGGTCGGCCTGCTGTCGATCCTGCCGACCGTGCGCTTTCTGCGCTGGCGCAAGGCGTTGGGCGCCAACCCCGCCTTCCTGCCCGAGGCCGCCGACGTGGCCAAGATGCGCGCCATCGTGCGCTTCGAACTGGTGCTGCTCGGCGCGGTGTTCGTGCTCGCCGCGGCCATGGCGCGCTACGGCGGGTTCTGA
- a CDS encoding tetratricopeptide repeat protein, which translates to MSMFVAAAALLVVLGLGITLYPLWRARPLLGAGLGLALGLATLAIYLAIGAPRALDPQQSRPPQTLADAIVQLEAELQRDPRQIEGWRLLGSAYTAENQTQKARDAYARAVALAPDNPDLLAEAAEARALATDDRRFDAQAVRMLQHALKQQPMHQRARWFLGIAHRQGKHPAEAAQTWEPLLGVVDAGTAASLLEQINGARQEAGLPPLPAPAAAAPPGLKIKVELAPALAARVPAGASLFVLARQADGRPMPVAVEKLAATKFPVQVVLDDGDSPMPTAKLSQLERVQVLARISASGNAMPQTGDLASAPMVVQVRGNAAEIVLRIDRAIE; encoded by the coding sequence ATGTCGATGTTCGTCGCGGCCGCGGCGCTGCTGGTGGTGCTCGGGCTCGGCATCACCCTGTATCCGCTGTGGCGCGCCCGGCCGCTGCTCGGCGCCGGCCTCGGCCTGGCCTTGGGGTTGGCGACGCTGGCGATCTATCTGGCGATCGGCGCCCCGCGCGCGCTCGATCCGCAGCAAAGCAGGCCGCCGCAGACCCTGGCCGACGCGATCGTCCAGCTCGAAGCCGAGTTGCAGCGCGATCCGCGCCAGATCGAAGGCTGGCGCCTGCTCGGCAGCGCCTACACCGCCGAAAACCAGACCCAAAAGGCGCGCGACGCCTATGCGCGCGCGGTGGCGCTGGCGCCCGACAACCCGGACCTGCTCGCCGAGGCCGCCGAAGCGCGCGCGCTGGCGACCGACGACCGCCGCTTCGACGCACAAGCGGTGCGCATGCTGCAGCACGCCCTCAAGCAACAGCCGATGCACCAGCGCGCGCGCTGGTTCCTCGGCATCGCCCACCGCCAGGGCAAGCATCCGGCCGAAGCGGCGCAGACCTGGGAACCGCTGCTGGGCGTGGTCGATGCCGGCACCGCCGCCAGCCTGCTGGAACAGATCAACGGCGCACGCCAGGAGGCCGGCCTGCCGCCGCTGCCGGCGCCGGCCGCCGCCGCGCCGCCGGGGCTGAAGATCAAGGTCGAACTGGCGCCGGCCCTGGCCGCGCGCGTGCCCGCCGGCGCCAGCCTGTTCGTGCTCGCGCGCCAGGCCGACGGCCGGCCGATGCCGGTCGCGGTGGAAAAGCTCGCGGCGACGAAGTTCCCGGTGCAGGTCGTGCTCGACGACGGCGACAGCCCGATGCCGACCGCCAAGCTGTCCCAGCTCGAACGGGTGCAGGTGTTGGCGCGGATCTCCGCCAGCGGCAACGCCATGCCGCAAACCGGCGACCTCGCGTCGGCGCCGATGGTGGTCCAGGTGCGCGGCAACGCCGCAGAAATCGTGCTGCGCATCGACCGCGCCATCGAGTGA
- a CDS encoding cysteine dioxygenase family protein, producing MNATDALPDLDFPGHDKLVAAIDDAVNAGDEHAVTAALRNTLCKMIRDRDVHLPECVFEPIDDHYARREIYRSPDLGYSVVAMTWGPGQGTPMHDHSGLWCVEGVWDGELEITQYELLERNGENFRFRAAGGMHAGPGSAGSLIPPHEYHTIRNASNDSVAVSLHIYKAPMECCSMFVPREGEWFRRVDRTLATDEAA from the coding sequence ATGAACGCCACCGACGCCCTGCCCGACCTCGACTTTCCCGGCCACGACAAACTGGTCGCCGCAATCGACGACGCCGTCAACGCCGGCGACGAACATGCCGTCACCGCGGCCCTGCGCAACACCTTGTGCAAGATGATCCGCGACCGCGACGTGCACCTGCCCGAGTGCGTGTTCGAGCCGATCGACGACCATTACGCGCGGCGCGAAATCTACCGCAGCCCCGACCTGGGCTACAGCGTGGTCGCGATGACCTGGGGCCCCGGCCAGGGCACGCCGATGCACGACCACAGCGGCCTGTGGTGCGTGGAAGGCGTGTGGGACGGCGAGCTGGAAATCACCCAGTACGAGCTGCTCGAACGCAACGGCGAGAATTTCCGCTTCCGCGCCGCCGGCGGCATGCATGCCGGTCCCGGCAGCGCCGGCAGCCTGATTCCGCCGCACGAGTACCACACCATCCGCAACGCCAGCAACGACTCGGTCGCGGTGTCGCTGCACATCTACAAGGCGCCGATGGAATGCTGTTCGATGTTCGTCCCGCGCGAGGGCGAATGGTTTCGCCGCGTCGACCGCACCCTGGCCACCGACGAAGCGGCCTGA
- a CDS encoding cytochrome c-type biogenesis protein, with protein MATVALALSLVVSAPLLAQPANDPAPLSFHDDAEERRFHALVAELRCVMCQNQSLADSNAQIARDLRREVLTLMRQGQDDAQIKQFLVARYGEFVLYRPQVESKTWLLWFGPALVLLAGGFAVARLARGRRNASAPADARSDEEQEW; from the coding sequence CTGGCGACCGTCGCCCTCGCTCTGAGCCTGGTCGTGAGCGCCCCGCTGCTCGCCCAGCCCGCCAACGACCCGGCGCCGCTGAGCTTCCATGACGACGCCGAAGAGCGCCGCTTCCATGCCCTGGTCGCCGAACTGCGCTGCGTGATGTGCCAGAACCAATCGCTGGCCGACTCCAACGCGCAGATCGCCCGCGACTTGCGCCGCGAAGTGCTGACCCTGATGCGCCAAGGCCAGGACGACGCCCAGATCAAACAGTTCCTGGTCGCGCGTTATGGCGAGTTCGTGCTGTACCGGCCGCAGGTCGAATCCAAGACCTGGCTGCTGTGGTTCGGTCCGGCGCTGGTGCTGCTGGCCGGCGGTTTCGCCGTCGCGCGCCTGGCGCGCGGGCGCCGCAACGCGAGCGCGCCCGCCGACGCGCGCAGCGACGAGGAGCAGGAATGGTGA